In Poecile atricapillus isolate bPoeAtr1 chromosome 37, bPoeAtr1.hap1, whole genome shotgun sequence, the genomic stretch ccatgaaaaggacttttctggatttgccatcacttcaaacagcaagaggttttattgtttaatattaatcATCTTTTTTATGTTTGTAGATacttttcttgtttaaaaaacagCCTTTTACCctttttctccaaggaaatataTTTCCCAAAACAGATGGGGGAGAGGCCActtaaatttgctttctggagggaccccattcagaggttttctcccaaatttgcgCCAAACCACAACACCTTCCAACCCCATCTCATTCTGCCGCCAGTGGAATCAAAGACATCTCCCATGGGATTGAGTTTTTCTGAGGTGGTACAAGCCATTTTGAGGTGGGATTGAGCCCTTTGGGGATAAGATTTACTtattttcagtgggattgagttgtTTTCAGGTAACAGATCAATCCCCCTTGGcatttggagtgcaaagagatggagaataTGGCCCAAAACGCCCCAAGAACCCAGAAATCTTCCAGAATGTGTCCCCAAACCCTATATTCCCCCTCAAACACCTGTGAAATGGTGGGACAATAGACACAGTTGATCAACTTCTTTCTTTTAACCCTGTTTGGGCTGTTTTtaagggatgaagatgaatcagaagaaaactgaggccaaaacagaaggagaagcagccagGTGGATTCCCAAGGTGGATCCCAGGGAATGTGGGTCACaaagctcttcccgcactcggggcactcgcagggcttcccttaccagtgcctctgttggtgttgggtcaaggcTGAGCTCAGTGAGAaactcttcccacactggggacactctggggccTCTCCCTggtgtggatgcgccggtgagTGACAAGGCTGAcgttgtgcttgaagcccttcccacagtcGGAGCActggaagggcctctcctctgtgtgagtCCGATAGTGCAGGAAGAGactggagctggtctgaaacctcttcccacatttggaacactcgtagggcctctccccagtgtggatcactTGGTGGCTGATCAGATTGAATCTCtgtctgaagctcttcccacattccccacactcatagggccgttCCCCCGTGTGCATCCTCTGGTGCAGGATCAGGTGGGAGCTCTGTCTgaacctcttcccacattccctacactcgtagggcctctccccagtgtgggtcctctggtgCTGGATCAGGCTGGTCCTGTCTCTGAAGCTCATCCCACATTCCCTACACTTGtggggcctctccccagtgtggatcctctggtggcagatcaggtGGGAGctgcggctgaagctcttcccacattgcTCACACTTGtggggcctctccccagtgtggatgcgctggtgcctGACAAGATGGGCATTTTGCCTGAATCCCTTCttgcagtcagggcagcggaagggctTCTCCACAGTGTGCGTgcgctggtgcaggaggagactGGAAGTGAACTGAAACCTCTTTCCACATTCCCCACACGCGTGCGgccgttccccagtgtggatcatctggtgccTGATCAGTTCGGAGCTCCacctgaagctcttcccacactccaagcacttgtggggcttctccccattGTGaggctgctcatggaccaccagctcagagccctggctggatctccggccgccttcccggcacaggctGGGTCTGTCCTCCTCAGATCCCCGTGATCTGCgtttgcagcccctcctcgTGCGGGATCTCCGGGACTTTTCCACCCTGTTGGATTCCTGTGCTGTGGAACTGCAcaaaacggcctcttccaccaggttctgctgcagggatttgtcctccctggtctccatcctcagctccttgtctgggggaggaaggacaaggacaggatgggatttgcctccgtgccagagggaaggggaaggagatccccccagtgcgtccccggcaggacggcgtcggcagcggggttgtcctgcagccaggggccgagctgggctgggagatggagcaggagagagggggaaaggggcactgacttcctcctcacctgcctgggtgtcctggggcatcttcctcttcctcacagcttcCACCTCCATCCTGCTAAGCGCTGggattgggaaatcctggtttgggtgGAAAACAATGAAGGAGCACATTGAGTTTGAAGGTCCCTctgcccaagtccatctctacAAGTCACCGGCCATCTGGGGCCCATAAcaacctcccaaacaccaagattcagccctaAAAaagcctcccaggagttccccatctctgttctctcccctttggtgttCGGGAGttctcccctgtcccagctgatTGGGGACACACTTGGATTGGGGCTCCCCCTTCTACTCGGtcccccacctccccaggctgctgggagtcccaggaaccccaaaagctccccccatttccatctcctcactTAGGGAtactgggatcactgggctcttgctgggagcagccactgccggcaccgggagccccaaacccctttcccggccatgccgcccctccagccccagcacccccgcCGGGGTCCCGGCAATCCCAGGGGTCCCCCCCTCTCGGGGTCCCGGCTTTGCGGCTCTGgggctctcctctctctggggtCCCGCTCAGGGAAGCCGCggctctcccggggctccccaAAACCGCTCTCCCCCCACTCCCGCACGGTCCCCACATGGCCCCGGCAGAGctcggcgggcccggcccgggaaGCCCAACCCCCACCGCGGGGGGACCCgcatccccccggcccctctgccggggctctgccgccaccgccgccgggaccccccaaaaacacctcccggggacccccgctgtccccccgagGGGCATCTGCGCctcggctctggagccctgccatCCACAAACAtcccccacaaaaaccccaaacccacggACCCCCGGGGGATCTGgggcgagctccccctccccgcccaccTGCGGGATGGGGGGCGATGGTCCCGGGGGGCTGCGAGCTCAGGGATGGCTGGAGCCTCTCGGGTCCTCCtttgctctgctcctcctccttcctgctgccGCTGCGccccttcctcccccctcctcctcctcctcctattttcccttcctcctcctcctcctcctcctcctcctgccccgtTCCCGAATCCCGAACTGGGAGCGCGGATCAAGGAAAGGGCGGGAACTGTGaggggaaaggggcggggccaaagGGACGCGCGGCTCTCGGGGGACCCGCTTTGGCCTCAAATCACCCAAAAGGGCCTCAAATGCAGCCTAAATACACCGGCTTTGGCCGAAAATCAGCCAGAGGGGCCAAAACCCATAGGAAGGGTTCTAAAGTCATACACATTTGCATACACCTGTCCGAAGTGGCCGAAAATACATTCTCAAACCGATCAGGTTCTGCCTAAAATCGCCCAAAGAAGCctgaaatccccacaaaatggCCTGAAATCATCCCAAGGAACCTAAACGCCACGCTAAATCCATATGGTTTGGGCAAAAATCAGTCAAATGGTGTTAAAATCATCCCAAGGGGTCTAAAGTCCAACCAAAACGACCAAACTGCtggaaaacccacaaaaaatggCCTAAAATCACCCTTGAATCTCCCAAGGGGGCGTAATATCCACCCTGAAAGTCGCTGGTTTTGCCTAAAATCACCCAAAGGGCCCCAACATCACCCAAACTGGCCTGAAATGCACACAAAGGGACCTAAAATCACCCGAAAAGGGCTCGGTTCGAGCGGCACCTGGACTGGGAGTGAGACCAAGACTGGGCCTGAGACTGGGACTGAatccggcaccggcaccgagaccggcaccgctccgggaccgggactgagaccgggaccggcaccgctGCGCCATTGAGATCGACACCGGGACCGAAATCGGCTCCGGGAGTGCCCCGGAACTGCTCCGAGACTGAGACCGaggccagcacagggactgggatcaACACCAGGAGTGCTCCGAGACCGAGATTGAGACCAGAACCGGGACCAGCAccaggatcactccaggaccagcaccggAATCAGCACCaggaccagcaccgggatcagcaccgggatcgATACaggaccagcaccgggatcGCTCCAGGACCAGCATCGGGATCACTCCGGGAgcagcaccgggatcactccaggaccagcactgggatcgctccaggaccagcaccaggatcactccaggaccagcaccgggatcactccgggaccagcaccaggatcgctccaggaccagcaccgggatcactccaggaccagcactgggatcgctccaggaccagcactgggatcactccGGGACCAGCACCaggaccagcaccgggatcGCTCtgggaccagcactgggatcgctccaggaccagcaccaggatcactctaggaccagcaccaggatcactccaggaccagcaccgggatcGCTCCAGGACCTCTGCGTTCACCCCTGGGAGTTCTGGCCATGCCTGCAGGTAAAACTGCGTGAGACTGCGAGGGACTGCGAGGGGTCCCTGGGCAGGGCGGGACCGCCTCGGTTCGCATCGTGCCGGTGCAGCCATCCCGGTCCATGGGGTCCCGGTCCATGTGATCCCAATCTCTGGTGCTGATCCATATGCTCCCAGCCTGTGCAATCCCAGTCCATACAGTCCCAGGGCAGCTTATCCCACTATGGTCCCAGTCCGTATGCTCCCAGCCTGCGCAATCCCAGTCTGTCGCATCCCACcactccaaatgtggatcccacctCTCCCCATCTCCTTCCAACCCCATCTCACTCTGGTGCCTGTGGAACCATTGaagtttggggtgggattgaCTTTTTCTGAGGTGGTACAAGCCATTTTGAGgtgggattgagcccttttggggaTAAGATTTActtgttttcagtgggattgagttgtTTTCAGGTAACAGATCAATCCCCCTTGGcatttggagtgcaaagagtTGGAGAACATGGCCCAAAACGCCCCAAGAACCCAGAAATCTTCCAGAATGTGTCCCCAAACCCTATATTCCCCCTCAAACACCTGTGAAATGGTGGGACAATAGACACAGTTGAtcaacttctttctttttaaccctgtttgggctgtttttaagggatgaagatgaatcagaagaaaaatgaggccaaaacagaaggagaagcagccagGTGGATTCCCAAGGTGGATCCCAGGGAATGTGGGTCACaaagctcttcccgcac encodes the following:
- the LOC131591070 gene encoding zinc finger protein 239-like, with product MEVEAVRKRKMPQDTQADKELRMETREDKSLQQNLVEEAVLCSSTAQESNRVEKSRRSRTRRGCKRRSRGSEEDRPSLCREGGRRSSQGSELVVHEQPHNGEKPHKCLECGKSFRWSSELIRHQMIHTGERPHACGECGKRFQFTSSLLLHQRTHTVEKPFRCPDCKKGFRQNAHLVRHQRIHTGERPHKCEQCGKSFSRSSHLICHQRIHTGERPHKCRECGMSFRDRTSLIQHQRTHTGERPYECRECGKRFRQSSHLILHQRMHTGERPYECGECGKSFRQRFNLISHQVIHTGERPYECSKCGKRFQTSSSLFLHYRTHTEERPFQCSDCGKGFKHNVSLVTHRRIHTRERPQSVPSVGRVSH